The Flavobacterium commune genome contains the following window.
CACTCATGTAAAAGGCATTCGATTCATGAAGAATTTCGGTAAATCGCAGGCTTTACATGCCGGTTTTGCAAAAGCTCAAGGCGATGTTATCATCACCATGGACGCCGACCTACAGGATAGTCCCGATGAAATCCCGGGATTATACGAAATGATTACCCAACAAAATTTTGACTTGGTTTCAGGGTGGAAAAAAAAGCGTTACGACTCGGTTGTGGCTAAAAATCTTCCTTCTAAATTATTTAACTGGGCTGCCCGAAAAACCTCGGGAGTAGAATTAAATGATTTTAACTGCGGATTAAAAGCGTATCGAAATGTGGTAGTAAAAAACATCGAAGTTTCTGGCGAAATGCACCGATACATTCCTGTTTTGGCAAAAAATGCCGGATTTGGAAAAATTGGCGAAAAAGTGGTCCAACATCAGGCTCGAAAATACGGTGAAACCAAATTTGGCATGGAACGTTTCATCAACGGTTTCCTGGATTTAATCACCATTTGGTTCCTATCACGTTTTGGAAAAAGACCTATGCACTTATTCGGAGCCATTGGTTCTTTAATGTTTATTATTGGTTTTTTACTGGCGGGATATATTGGTTTTTCTAAATTGTACCACATGTACAACAACATGCGTTACAGTTTAGTAACAAACAACCCTTGGTTTTACATCGCATTGACCACAATGATATTAGGAACACAATTATTTTTAGCGGGATTTTTAGGTGAAATCATTTTACGCACTAAAAACAATGAAGAACGCTACAAAATATCAAATGAGATTAATTTCTTATAAATGAAAAACTAAAAACGACCAACTAAAAACTAAAACTGTAAAACGCAAGAAAATGGAAAGTAAACAACATATTTTAGATGCAGTTAATGAGTGGCAAGGTCCAACATTTGATGCCGCAACTCAAGAAGAACTTAAAAAATTAATCGCAAATTCACCAAAAGAACTTGAAGAGAGTTTCTATAAAAACTT
Protein-coding sequences here:
- a CDS encoding glycosyltransferase family 2 protein, with protein sequence MNLSILIPLLNEEESLQELYTWIIKVMQENRYSYEIIFLDDGSSDKSWSIIQEFATENTHVKGIRFMKNFGKSQALHAGFAKAQGDVIITMDADLQDSPDEIPGLYEMITQQNFDLVSGWKKKRYDSVVAKNLPSKLFNWAARKTSGVELNDFNCGLKAYRNVVVKNIEVSGEMHRYIPVLAKNAGFGKIGEKVVQHQARKYGETKFGMERFINGFLDLITIWFLSRFGKRPMHLFGAIGSLMFIIGFLLAGYIGFSKLYHMYNNMRYSLVTNNPWFYIALTTMILGTQLFLAGFLGEIILRTKNNEERYKISNEINFL